One Ostrinia nubilalis chromosome 4, ilOstNubi1.1, whole genome shotgun sequence DNA window includes the following coding sequences:
- the LOC135071200 gene encoding bifunctional peptidase and arginyl-hydroxylase JMJD5, translating into MTACSEIFGKLEEFKTSVSESLHEISELNATCKVMLEKYLRDTASLDHLAAVRTQAVIDYMYEQVNIGNWKEVKPYLRKTITIASYIKLLAITKSSENATESLVKDLFKIIDFGILFGCPVDGNPDLLQTCATLLSSFNLITHDLSETSSQNQGTVEVDITKYNAQPIEVIDCPSMENFYRNYILAEKPVILRNCINHWPALSKWRDQNYFIKLAGPRTVSIEIGRDYTEKDWTQKLMTIEEFIKDFVYQSNGPTGYLAQYQLFEQIPELKKDIAEPEYCSFADTNEAVDMMAWYGPKGTISPLHYDHKRNLFTQVVGEKQVFLFSPQDTENLYPHEHELLHNTARIDPRFPDYEKYPKYKDAKVYCCVLRAGQMLYIPPKWWHYVESLSISFSVSFWWK; encoded by the coding sequence ATGACCGCTTGTAGTGAAATCTTTGGAAAATTAGAAGAGTTCAAAACATCTGTTTCTGAATCACTACATGAAATTTCTGAACTCAATGCGACCTGCAAAGTTATGCTTGAAAAATACCTGAGGGACACGGCTTCTTTGGATCACCTTGCAGCTGTTAGAACACAGGCTGTAATAGACTACATGTATGAGCAAGTGAACATTGGAAACTGGAAGGAGGTAAAGCCTTATCTCAGGAAAACGATAACCATCGCGTCGTATATAAAGTTGCTGGCTATCACGAAATCTTCTGAGAACGCGACCGAAAGCTTAGTCAAGGATCTGTTCAAGATCATTGACTTTGGCATACTGTTTGGATGCCCTGTAGATGGAAACCCTGATTTATTGCAAACATGCGCAACACTACTGAGTTCATTTAATTTGATCACACATGATCTGAGTGAAACTTCTAGTCAGAATCAAGGGACTGTTGAGGTTGATATCACAAAGTATAATGCACAACCAATTGAGGTGATAGATTGTCCTAGCATGGAGAACTTTTACAGAAACTACATACTAGCAGAGAAGCCAGTTATATTAAGAAACTGTATCAACCACTGGCCAGCGTTGAGTAAATGGCGAGATCAAAACTACTTCATAAAACTGGCTGGGCCCAGGACTGTTTCAATCGAAATTGGGCGTGATTATACAGAGAAAGATTGGACCCAAAAGCTGATGACAATTGAGGAATTCATTAAGGACTTTGTCTACCAATCAAATGGCCCCACAGGCTATCTGGCCCAATATCAGTTATTTGAGCAAATTCCAGAACTAAAGAAAGACATTGCAGAGCCTGAATACTGTAGCTTCGCTGACACTAACGAGGCAGTTGATATGATGGCGTGGTACGGACCCAAGGGCACAATTTCTCCACTGCACTATGACCATAAACGTAACTTGTTCACTCAAGTTGTTGGCGAAAAACAAGTATTCTTATTCTCTCCTCAAGACACAGAGAACTTGTATCCTCATGAACATGAGTTGCTACACAACACAGCACGAATAGACCCTCGGTTCCCTGATTATGAAAAGTATCCTAAATACAAAGACGCTAAGGTATACTGTTGCGTGCTGCGTGCAGGACAGATGCTGTACATTCCTCCAAAATGGTGGCATTATGTGGAGTCACTATCAATAAGTTTCTCCGTAAGTTTCTGGTGGAAGTGA
- the LOC135071199 gene encoding isovaleryl-CoA dehydrogenase, mitochondrial, which produces MSVCLVAKQLLKCTKGTGLRCMSHYPIDEHVFGLSSEQQQLRQVVFDFAQKELAPKASEIDKQNNFAELRDFWKKLGQLGLLGITASPDYGGTGGKYSDHCVIMEELSRASGGVALSYGAHSNLCINQINRNGTHEQKSKYLPKLCSGEHMGALAMSEPGAGSDVVSMKTRAEKKGDYYVLNGNKFWITNGPDADVLVVYAKTDLASKPQHGITAFLIEKGFPGFTTAQKLDKLGMRGSNTCELVFEDCKVPAENVLGEVNKGVYVLMSGLDLERLVLAGGPVGIMQAAIDAAFQYAHTRKQFGKNIGEFQLLQGKMADMYTTLSACRSYLYNVARACDEGHVNSKDCAGVILYCAEKATQVALDAVQILGGNGYINDYPTGRLLRDAKLYEIGAGTSEVRRMLIGRALNNEYK; this is translated from the exons ATGTCGGTATGCTTAGTGGCCAAGCAGTTGCTTAAGTGTACGAAGGGAACCGGTCTGCGATGTATGTCGCACTATCCTATAGACGAGCATGTATTTGGACTGTCCTCCGAGCAGCAACAG CTGCGACAAGTAGTGTTTGATTTCGCCCAGAAAGAATTGGCGCCAAAAGCATCCGAGATCGACAAACAGAACAATTTTGCAGAACTACGGGACTTCTGGAAGAAACTAGGACAGTTGGGCTTATTAG GTATTACAGCAAGTCCCGACTATGGCGGCACTGGGGGCAAATATTCTGATCACTGCGTTATCATGGAGGAACTCTCCAG agCTAGTGGCGGTGTCGCTTTGTCGTACGGAGCACATTCAAATTTGTGCATTAACCAAATTAATAGGAATGGGACACATGAACAGAAAAGCAAATATTTACCCAAG TTATGCTCAGGAGAACATATGGGAGCCCTAGCCATGTCTGAACCAGGAGCGGGATCCGACGTCGTCTCCATGAAGACCAGGGCCGAAAAGAAGGGGGACTACTACGTGCTAAATGGCAACAAGTTCTGGATTACGAACGGACCCGATGCTGATGTTTTGGTg GTTTATGCAAAAACGGACCTAGCAAGTAAGCCACAACACGGAATAACAGCGTTTCTGATAGAAAAAGGATTCCCTGGCTTCACTACAGCGCAAAAACTGGACAAATTGGGAATGCGGGGATCTAACACATGCGAGCTTGTTTTTGAAGACTGTAAA GTACCTGCAGAGAACGTTCTTGGCGAAGTGAACAAAGGAGTCTACGTCCTCATGTCGGGCTTAGACCTGGAACGGTTGGTGCTGGCTGGAGGACCAGTAGGGATAATGCAAGCGGCTATAGACGCTGCATTCCAGTACGCTCACACTAGGAAACAATTCGGAAAAAATATCGGGGAATTCCAGCTGCTACAG GGTAAAATGGCGGACATGTACACGACGTTAAGTGCGTGCCGGAGCTACCTGTACAACGTGGCGAGGGCATGCGACGAGGGGCACGTCAACAGCAAGGATTGCGCAGGAGTCATCCTGTACTGCGCGGAGAAGGCGACGCAAGTGGCGCTAGATGCTGTGCAGATACTAG GTGGCAATGGCTACATCAATGACTATCCTACCGGCAGACTGCTCAGGGATGCCAAGCTGTATGAAATTGGTGCAGGCACATCAGAAGTCAGAAGAATGCTTATTGGTCGTGCATTGAACAATgaatacaaataa
- the LOC135071208 gene encoding bifunctional 3'-phosphoadenosine 5'-phosphosulfate synthase, translating into MSLETRNKKVSETFEKYKIAQWGNGHGNGNVRACAQVATNVVEQKHQVSRATRSRALGSRAFRGSTVWFTGLSGAGKTSIAFALEAYLVSKGIPAYGLDGDNIRTGLNKNLGFSKEDREENIRRVAEVAKLFADSGVVCLCSFVSPFAEDREVARRIHTDSDLPFFEVFIDTPLEVCEQRDTKGLYKKAREGQIKGFTGITQEYERPEAPELIIQTVGRSIEESTMEVIKLLESQSIIPRFENSTVTVEELFIYGNRLTSAIEEATRLPQIEITTLDLQWVQVLSEGWAYPLKGFMREHEYLQALHSNCLTLPDGSLVNQSVPVVLPVTSEVKERLTGASAVSLVHGGKVVAVLRAPEFYPHRKVERCSRQFGIYHTGHPYIKMIEESGDWLVGGNLEVFERVRWNDGLDAYRLTPNELRQKFKELGADAVFAFQLRNPIHNGHALLMQDTHRQLVERGFKKPVLLLHPLGGWTKDDDVPLEVRISQHKAVLAENVLDPRATMLAIFPSPMMYAGPTEVQWHAKCRMNAGANHYIVGRDPAGLPHPGAPGDLYDPRHGAMVLKMAPGLNELEIIPFRVAAYDTSIGKMAFFDPTRKEDFDFISGTRMRGLARAGKEPPKGFMAPTAWKVLSEYYQSLKSKMETN; encoded by the exons TGCGCGCAAGTGGCGACGAATGTGGTGGAACAGAAGCACCAAGTGTCAAGAGCGACGAGGAGCAGGGCTCTTGGCAGCAGGGCATTCCGAGGCAGCACTGTATGGTTCACCGGCCTCAGCGGTGCTGGCAAGACCAGCATTGCCTTTGCGTTAGAAGCCTACCTGGTTTCCAAAG GCATCCCAGCATACGGTCTCGACGGTGACAACATCCGAACCGGTTTGAACAAGAACCTTGGCTTCAGCAAGGAGGATCGCGAGGAGAATATCAGGCGAGTGGCTGAGGTGGCCAAGCTGTTCGCAGACAGTGGAGTCGTCTGCCTCTGCAGCTTCGTCTCGCCTTTCGCAGAG GACCGCGAGGTGGCCCGCCGAATCCACACAGACTCGGACCTGCCATTCTTCGAAGTGTTCATCGACACACCACTAGAGGTCTGCGAACAGAGGGACACCAAGGGTCTCTACAAGAAAGCGAGGGAAGGACAGATTAAA GGTTTCACGGGCATCACACAAGAGTATGAAAGGCCCGAAGCGCCCGAGCTCATCATCCAGACGGTGGGCCGCTCCATCGAGGAGTCCACCATGGAggtcatcaaattactcgagTCACAG AGCATTATTCCTCGGTTTGAGAACAGCACAGTGACAGTGGAAGAACTGTTCATATATGGGAACAGGCTGACCAGTGCGATCGAAGAGGCCACCAGGCTACCGCAAATCGAGATCACCACCTTGGATCTACAATGGGTGCAG GTGTTATCAGAGGGATGGGCGTACCCGCTCAAAGGTTTCATGAGAGAGCACGAGTATTTGCAA GCTCTCCACTCTAACTGCCTGACCCTCCCAGACGGTTCCCTCGTCAACCAATCAGTGCCAGTGGTCCTCCCAGTGACCTCAGAGGTCAAGGAGCGCTTAACAGGCGCGTCAGCTGTCTCTCTCGTGCACGGAGGGAAGGTCGTAGCCGTGTTGAGGGCACCAGAGTTCTACCCGCATAGGAAGGTGGAACGATGCTCCAGACAGTTCGGGATTTACCACACTGGGCACCCTTATATCAAG ATGATCGAAGAATCCGGCGACTGGCTGGTAGGCGGCAACTTGGAAGTGTTCGAGCGCGTCCGCTGGAACGACGGGCTGGACGCGTACCGGCTCACGCCGAACGAACTGCGGCAGAAGTTCAAGGAACTTGGGGCTGACGCCGTGTTCGCCTTCCAA CTAAGGAATCCCATCCACAACGGTCACGCTTTGCTGATGCAAGACACACACCGCCAACTGGTCGAACGAGGATTCAAGAAACCCGTATTGCTGTTGCACCCTCTTG GCGGCTGGACCAAGGACGACGACGTGCCGCTAGAAGTCCGCATCAGCCAGCACAAGGCCGTGCTCGCGGAGAACGTTTTGGACCCGCGCGCCACTATGCTCGCCATCTTCCCCTCGCCTATGATGTATGCCGGGCCCACTGAG GTGCAATGGCACGCCAAATGCCGCATGAACGCGGGCGCCAACCACTACATAGTGGGCCGCGACCCCGCCGGCCTGCCGCACCCCGGCGCGCCCGGGGACCTCTACGACCCGCGCCACGGGGCCATGGTGCTCAAGATGGCGCCCGGCCTGAACGAGCTTGAG ATAATTCCATTCCGTGTCGCGGCGTACGACACCTCAATCGGCAAGATGGCTTTCTTCGACCCGACGAGGAAGGAGGACTTTGATTTCATATCTGGAACTAGGATGCGAG GTCTTGCCAGAGCAGGCAAAGAGCCTCCAAAAGGCTTCATGGCGCCCACCGCGTGGAAAGTCCTGTCAGAATATTACCAATCTCTAAAATCCAAGATGGAAACCAACTAA